One window of the Hyperolius riggenbachi isolate aHypRig1 chromosome 5, aHypRig1.pri, whole genome shotgun sequence genome contains the following:
- the EIF3E gene encoding eukaryotic translation initiation factor 3 subunit E — MSPEEAERWIVNLIRNARLDAKIDSKLGHVVMGNNAISPYQQVIEKTKSLAFRSQMLAMNIEKKMNQNTRTEAPNWAAQDSGFY, encoded by the exons ATGAGCCCAGAGGAAGCTGAAAGGTGGATAGTCAACTTAATTCGCAATGCCAGGCTGGATGCCAAGATAGACTCCAAGCTG GGTCATGTGGTTATGGGAAATAATGCCATATCGCCCTATCAGCAAGTCATAGAGAAGACGAAGAGTCTGGCTTTCCGCAGCCAGATGCTGGCAATGAATATAGAGAAGAAAATGAACCAGAACACACGCACTGAG gctccAAACTGGGCTGCTCAGGACTCAGGATTCTATTAA